In the Nitratiruptor sp. YY09-18 genome, TGGATGGCAGTTGTACCACAAAAACCCGATGAGGGCTCCTGCATATGCAGCCGCAATGACTACAACTTCACCAACCCCTATGATCTTAGGAAGTAGAAGGTAGTGGCTAAGCACTGCGTTACCTGTCATATACGTAATGATTCCAAGTGTTGCAAGAGCAAAGATGGATGGAACAGTTGCAAGTCCATCAAGACCATCAGTGAGATTGACAGCATTGGATGTTGCTACGATAACCAATGTCCAAAAAATCACCGCGCCAATATCCATATCAAAAAGAGGATATTTGTAAAATGGTATATAGAATGAACTAGGCAATTGAGCAATGTAGTATAAAATGAGTGATACTACAAGAGCTGCTAGAATTTGCAGAGCAAATTTACCTTTTGCAGAGAGACCGCTTGTATTAGACTTTTTGATTACTTTGCCAAAATCATCTATGAGTCCTATACCTAGATAGAGAATAATTACCACAAAAGCACCAAAAACATAAGGGTTGTGCAAATCTACAGTAAAAATAGAGGCTATAAGAGCGCATGTAGTAAAGACAAGACCTCCCATTGTAGGAGTTTGCGCCTTTTTTTGATGATGTTCTGGAGCAAGTGAGTAGATTGGCTGGTAGGAGTTTTTGGCGATTGCCCATTTGATGAA is a window encoding:
- the mraY gene encoding phospho-N-acetylmuramoyl-pentapeptide-transferase — protein: MLYLLYQFFHINLFQYITVRAGFAFFIAFILTIWLMPKFIKWAIAKNSYQPIYSLAPEHHQKKAQTPTMGGLVFTTCALIASIFTVDLHNPYVFGAFVVIILYLGIGLIDDFGKVIKKSNTSGLSAKGKFALQILAALVVSLILYYIAQLPSSFYIPFYKYPLFDMDIGAVIFWTLVIVATSNAVNLTDGLDGLATVPSIFALATLGIITYMTGNAVLSHYLLLPKIIGVGEVVVIAAAYAGALIGFLWYNCHPAQVFMGDSGSLPLGAFIGYMAVITKSEILLILIGLVFVMEALSVIIQVSSFKLRGKRVFLMAPIHHHFEQKNWNESKIIVRFWIIALISNLIALITLKIR